Within Sulfoacidibacillus ferrooxidans, the genomic segment ATGATCCGTCTATAGAATCGTGGAAGTGGGACGAAACCTATTCTGTTCGGGTTTGTTGGAAATAAGAACAATTCAATCAGGTATACTGGTAGTCATGGAGGTGTGAAGTGCCATGACTACAAAAAAAGATCGGGAAACCACAAAAAAATGGACTAAGGAGATGCGGAATATGGTCTCTTTGAAGGCAGCGCTATGGACCAATGGAAACGAGGAAAAATTCCTCCAACAAGCTATAAGATCGTACCAGGAAGAAATTTTTCTTGCCGATGAATGTTGCTTTGAATGCAAAACAGACAGTAAGGAGATTTTCGCTGAGTATGAGATTCCAGACGGTAGGCACATTGTTTTTGAAGGAGTTCCTACGATGATTTGCCCGAATTGTGGAAATCAGGAATGGGATTTGAATGTCCTTGCTGCTTTGGAAAGGATAGCCGAAGAACTTCCTACTAACACTCGAATGAAACTGGTAGACGTGTTACAACTACAACCGCAATGAAGGAAGAAAGAATCATAAGAAGTGGTGGTTTTGTACATGAATAAAAGGGAATTATTCGAGGAACGTAATCCAATGAAAAATCTTTATGAAGTTGATGAAGTCATGTTTATCAACTTTCCAATGAGTATACGCAACGATGAAGTATTGATTGACGTTCGTATCTACGCATTGGCAAGAGAAGTGGCTAAACAAATTCCTGACACGCTCAAAAAATCAATTACAGTTGATTTTGATCGATTGTCTGTGTGGGACATGATCGGAGAAGATCCGAATGAGATTGTTGACATGGGGCCAGCGACGCAAGAATTGCTGTCATTGATGAGCGAATCAATATAGGTGTGTAAATTACACCAGTGGATGTTGTTAAAGATGAAATTAGCAACTACTTCGCTTCCCTTGATAAGCAAATACAAAGGGGCGGTGTGCAATGAAGGGAGAAAGAATCTTGATCACACATGGATTTAACGGCGTGTGGTTCAATAACTTTCCTGCTAAAAAAGGAGAAACGGAAGAAGAATTCACCTACAACTCGTTGGATGCTCTTGCAGCAGAGTTTGCCGCAGATGATATAGCCGACCCATTAAAAACGAGTGTCATTGTGGATTTTTCAAAACTTGATCGTATATATTTTGATCGAGTAAAAACGGAAATAAGAAGTAGAAAAGAACATCAGATGAGCGATCAAGAATTACACGAAATGGAGCAATTCTTGATTGAAAAGATTTTTGGTGTTCAACATAGTTAACTAAGAGATACCCCGCCGCAATCGGGGGTGAGAAATCACCTTCGAGCGGCGGCCTCGTAGGTGAAATATAGCCTATGAGGATGGTACACATGAAAAAAAAGACGAAACTTGCAATTGGTGCAGGCTTGTATGTGCTCGCTTCTATTTGGTTTGCCAATGTGGTTACGACGCCACCTAAAGTGGATACTTGGGAACGCGTCACGGTAACGCAGGGAGAGACCATTTGGGGCTTGTGCGAACAACACTGTCCATCGCAAGTGAACGTGAATGATGTGGTTGACGAGGTATGTACCCGCAACCACATCAACGGAACGATTCAACCAGGCGAAACGCTATGGATTCCTACACAGGTGTCCTAAGCAAGAGGCTGGATTTTTTGTACCCAAAAAGACGATAAGGGGATGTTTTCATGAAATTTGTGACTCGTGCAGACACGAAAAAAAGCGCTGAACGCGCGAAGAAATTTTACGAGCAACGCGGTGTACCCATTACGATTCGTGCAATGGGAAAAGGTTTTGCATTGTTTACACCTGATGAGTATTGTATTCAAG encodes:
- a CDS encoding YgiT-type zinc finger protein — encoded protein: MTTKKDRETTKKWTKEMRNMVSLKAALWTNGNEEKFLQQAIRSYQEEIFLADECCFECKTDSKEIFAEYEIPDGRHIVFEGVPTMICPNCGNQEWDLNVLAALERIAEELPTNTRMKLVDVLQLQPQ
- a CDS encoding LysM peptidoglycan-binding domain-containing protein; protein product: MKKKTKLAIGAGLYVLASIWFANVVTTPPKVDTWERVTVTQGETIWGLCEQHCPSQVNVNDVVDEVCTRNHINGTIQPGETLWIPTQVS